The following nucleotide sequence is from Phycisphaera sp..
CGCCGAAGTAGGCCTTGAGCTGCTCGTCGTTTCGGACCACGTCGGTGGCCACACCATACCGCACGAGTTGCTCGCTGGTCATGGTGACCGGGGCCTTGCCGTCGGTGACGTAGGCCACCACCTTCCAGCGGCCGCGGTCGCCCTCGCTCAGCGTCACGCGCTCTGTCGGCACGGCCAGCCCGCGGCTGAGCGTCTGGTCGGCGTCGAGGCCTTCGAGCCGGGGGCCCGCGGGGCGGAAGGCGGTGGGGTCGCTCGGATCGACCGGTGCGCCTGCTGCGGGCTCGGGTGTCTCGGCGGACGTTTGTCCGGTGCCCGCCGAGGGGATCTGCGGCGTGCGGGCCTCCTGGGGCTCGCCGAACAACAGACGGTATTCTGCGAGATCGATGAACATGCGCTCGCCGATGGGCTGGCCCTCGGGCCCGACGCGGGTGCGCTCAATCATCCAGAGCTCGACGCCCAGCGAGACGAAGCCCTGCACGAGCTTCTCGTCGTAGCCGTTGCGGCGGGCCGAATCGACGAGGTCGACCAGCAGCGGCGCGAGGATCTTCTGGCGTTCCTCTTCGGAGAGTTGCTGCAAGCCCAGGATCATCGAGACCTGGATAGGGATGGCGTCGCCCAGCGTGCCGGGGTCGTTGGTGACGATGTCGTCGCAGGCCATGGCGATGATGGCCCCGCCGCTGTACGCCGTGGTGTTCACCCAGGCCACGACGGTGGGCACCTGGCTGGTCTTGAGCAGGTCGCTGATCTCCAGCACCGCCCCGACTTCGCCGCCTGGGGTGTCGAGTTCGATCACGACCGCCTGGGCGCCCTCGCCTTGGGCACGCTCGAGCCGCTGCTCGAGGCCCTTCATGGTGAAGCGGTCGATGGCGGTGCGGATGGGCAGGAGCACCACCTTGTCGGCCTGCCGTGTGGCGGGCACGGAGGTTATCGGGGCGGCCTGACCATCAGAGTCGGAATCCTGGGCCAGCCCCACTTGGGTGGCCGCGAGGCACAGCATCGCCATCGCGGTGGCCACCATGCGGATGGCCCGCCAGCGGCCGGTCGTGTTGGAGTCTGCCATGGGCTTCATGTCGGTATGCAGTATATTGCCCTTGTCGCGCGTGCCCGTGTGATACCCATACGTTCGGCTCTTTACGTATTGGTATCCCGTCCGGTTTGTTCCACCGACCACGCCATCCGGTCTTCGCGGCAGTCGATATGCACGCAGAACAGCCCCGGCAGGCCGGTGCGGTCGGCATCAGGACGGGCCAGATGCTCGTGATCGTGGCCGTCGACCATGGGCCAGATGACCTTCC
It contains:
- a CDS encoding ATP-dependent Clp protease proteolytic subunit; the protein is MKPMADSNTTGRWRAIRMVATAMAMLCLAATQVGLAQDSDSDGQAAPITSVPATRQADKVVLLPIRTAIDRFTMKGLEQRLERAQGEGAQAVVIELDTPGGEVGAVLEISDLLKTSQVPTVVAWVNTTAYSGGAIIAMACDDIVTNDPGTLGDAIPIQVSMILGLQQLSEEERQKILAPLLVDLVDSARRNGYDEKLVQGFVSLGVELWMIERTRVGPEGQPIGERMFIDLAEYRLLFGEPQEARTPQIPSAGTGQTSAETPEPAAGAPVDPSDPTAFRPAGPRLEGLDADQTLSRGLAVPTERVTLSEGDRGRWKVVAYVTDGKAPVTMTSEQLVRYGVATDVVRNDEQLKAYFGASSLVRYEESVWMIIARFMSNPVVKGILIVAVLVGFFIEMASPGLGVPGAIGLLALIGLLAPAAMVGMAGWWEFAALGLGVLLVLVEIFVVPGLGVPGVIGAVLVFVGLLGTFTGGGGFQTSGDLLTGVVVLLLSLSSAGVIIFLFAKNLGRIPGLNRLILRSVPIEGDDDNPSFFEAMAISAPKTELAVGAVGEAIGTLRPSGRARFGEELVDVVSVGPIIEQGQRVRVVESTAFSVVVEPTDEAPGLETTPAPRSEEA